Part of the Benincasa hispida cultivar B227 chromosome 12, ASM972705v1, whole genome shotgun sequence genome is shown below.
TTCTCTTCATGATCAGAAATGCTGCTTCACTCATTTGTCTCCCTCTCTCCAACATTTGTTTGGAGCACTCAGATGCTTGAAGGACCATTCCACGGGCACATAATCCTGTCACCAACAGATCCAATACATGACTATGAGGACAGTACCCCTTCTCTACAAGATAACCCCAGAAATCCAAACCCAAATCAACTCGGCGATTTTCGCATAAAAACTTCATTATCATGACTACCGTTCGAGTTTTAGGCACAAAATTTTGCCGTATCATTTTGCTATACAACTCATAAAACCCACCAACATCCTCCAATCGCATCAGGCCTGAGAACAGCATATGATAGGTCATACTGTCATGTCCGATGTGTTTAGCCTCCATATCTTCCATTAAAGCTGCTGCAGACTTTACATCATTAGACCTAATCAAGGAACTTATCAAAGCATTATAAGCCCCAATGTCAggacacaagtttctcagagtaatttCATCAAATAGTTGGCGTGCTTTGGTTTTATCCTTTGCTACCCCTGCTCCATGGATAAGAGTAGTGATTGTTTCCAATGTAGGCTCTAATTTTGCCCTCTCCATTTCTTCAAAAACTCTCAAACCATCCACGAAATAACCCCTTTTGCAATATGCATCAATTCTAATGCTATAAGTTACAGCATTTGGCTTGAAACCTCTCCTgatcatctcatgatagaaaagctCAACAGCAGTAACATCGCTCGATTCCTTAAACCCTAAAAGCAAGAGATTCATGGTTTTAGTATTTGGGGGAAATCGAGAATACATCTTCTGGAACACTGATCGTGCCTCTTTCATCTGTCTCTGAGTGCAAAAAGCTCGAAGGAGTACATTAAATTCCTCGATACCAAATTTCCTTCCAACGAACACTTCATTCTCCATTCTATGAAACGCTTCTATCGTTTCTTCGAATGACTGAAACTTCGCGATCTTCGAAATCAAGATGCTCATAGACTTGAGAGTAAGCAAAAAAGGGTGAGTTCGTTGAATCTCACGCATCAACTCCCATGATTGATCGAAATACCTCATCCTGGCGAGAATGTGAAGCGTCTTCTCGAAAGCATCTGGAGTTGGGGAAGGTTGAGAATGGTGGAGGCAGAATTTGAAGAGCTCCAAGGCCTTGAGGCCATTGGAATGGGCTGCGAAGAGGCGACCAAGAACGTCATTGAGGAAAGTGTTTGAAGGAAGAGGAGATGGAATGTGGTGAAGAAGAGTGGGGTGAAGGGGATGATCGGGAAATGGATGGTCGTTGATGATTTTGGCGATTCTTTCGACTTCAGTTTTGGGTTGTGAAGATGGATGAAGATGAATATGAGTACAAAAAGGAGCTGCATAAATCAGAAACGAATGGAAAGAAATGGGTAATTGAGGGATTTGAGTTAGCCTCTGCAGAATCGCCATCTTTAGTTCAAATAATGGAGTGCGCTGCCGCTGGAAATACACTAGAATTAGAAAATCACCTTTGTTACGTTAAAAAGGTGAGGAGATAGCCGCTGGAGGTGGCGAGTCGGCGACTAGCGACTGGCGGAGGGTAGGGTCAGTGCTGCCGATGCCGAAGTGCAGCTGGAGCTGAGGAGATGGTGGCGACTGGCGCTGGAGAAAACGTGGAGGTCCGCAGTGGCGTGCGTGAAGATTGAAGAGTGAAGTGAGGACGGAAGAGCGAAtagttttgggtttttttttttggtacgGAGGGGCCAAATGAAAAATGGGTAAAGTAGTCTTTATTCATTCGACCATGAAAACCATTCGCACATtatgattcatttttttaaaacatactATAGAACTTCTGATTTCTATACATGCCTGAGAtaatattttttgttctttcgatcccaaaagatctaaTTCCCAAGAACAAATtaagtctctcccaaatctttctttggaattgggtcgctagctagttcttaactgctTAACTGAagtcaataaacctacatcattcccaataagtaggatatcgtctacatataacactaggaaaattactgaactgttgatgattttcttgtagacacaagacttatcaacgttttggtcaaagtcataagattggatcgtagtatcaaaccttatgttccaagatcgagatgcatgttttcagtctataaatggaccggtttagcttgtaaaccttttactcttgaccttgggctatgaatcccttaggTTGCACCATAtcaatggtctcctcaagattgccattcagaaaagcaatcttgacatccatttttcatatctcatagtcataatatgaggcaatggataggaggatgcagatagacttaaacatggcaataggcgagaaagtcttctcatagtcaactccctctaactgggtataaccctttgtcataAGTCTAGCTCTGAAactttgcaccttcccatcagcactctgtttcctcttgtagatccatttacaacctataagtttaaccccatcaggttgatctacaagatcccaaactgagttgaagtacatagactccatcttgaGATTCATGGTTTttacccattcatctttgtcagaatccttcattgccttcttataagacaacgaattctcaacctcgccatcagctaccatagctaggatttctgttaaacccatatagcgaataggtggctcgcaaccctcccactacatcgagattccctcaactcttaaggTGGATTTGACTTACTAGAtaaacttccatcaacaactcttgttgaggtaacAGACTTTTCAAcgactcttgttgaagtttcagtagtttctttggaaagttcactcaACACAACTTTGCTTCTTAGACTGTactccctcatatgatcctcctcaaggaaaGTAGTGTTTGTCAACACGAACATCTTGTtctccttaggatcataaaagtaacccccctcgtgtccctttggggtagcctacaaataggcatagcctCGAACGtagttccagtttcttaggattagcctcaagcacatgtgttggacaaccccagatgcaaaagtgacataaactagctttacgcctattccacaactccaaaggtgttctgataacactcttggagggaacacagttgaggatgtatgttgtagtctctactgcaaaactccaaaacgagtccggtaaggaagcgtaactcatcatcgactgaatcatgtccaacaaggttctatttctcctcttcaatacaccattttattgaggtgtaccaagtgccgagagttgggaaatgattccatgttctatcaaatagttctggaacttataatccaaaaactctcaacCTCGATCGGAtagaagtgttttaattcattTACTTAATGTGTTTTctacttcagccttgaactcttcgaacttttcaaaggatttgacttatgttacattaaataaacatacccatacctcgaataatcatcaataaaagtgatgacGTAATCGTAGCCTTTCCTAGCTcacacattcatcggaccacaaaggtctgaatgcactaactttagaggctctttggctctacaACTTTtaccagtaaaaggtcttttaattattttgcctacaaggcatgactcgcacacaggtaaaaaattttcttttaactcatttagaagtccattcttcaccaatctctcaatctatTTAGATTAATATATCCCAAatgaaggtgccaaagttgggcattttccttaggagagaCTTTAAATCGTTTGTTTTGAactacgacagttttaaacatctctatgttattgagagaatttgttgctaacagccttagcacatacaaattattttccagtttagctgaacatatttcaacaccatctttcatAATAAACATTCTATTAACCGAAAAGTGCAAGgtgtatttacattcaagcaacaactttatagaaattaaatttctttctaaCTTCAGAACAACGtaaatcattcaaaatgataaatctattatgtaaagtcaaccggaggcctcccactaccacaactgAGACAACGTGCCCGGTGTCAACTCGCATCGTtatctcaccagcctcaagctgctgccaggatctaatcccctgaaatgaagaacaaatatggttagtggccccataGTCTataatccaggtagaatcatcattctccactaaacaagtctccaaaaccagtaaatcatatttaccttgtttgccTTTCTTCTTCTGCTTTAAATAACGTGGGCAGTTctgcttccagtgcccatcatggttgcaatggaaacattttcctttgtcagCCAGCATTAGTTGCCTACCCCACGAAGTGGCAGTTATGGGTTAGCAAGGTTTTCCCTTTCtcttactacccttcttcttctttcacttgCTAGTGTTGAATGAAGAAGGTACTTCTTATCCATTTAGGTAGAACGTAGGAGTGAGGGACGAAGTGAGTCTTCCCCGTGCTGGCTTGCTTAGAAAAATCGAAGATCTGACATGTGTGTAGTAATTTGCTTGgttcttgaggtcgaacctcaGTCGAACTTCTTAgttgatgaagcaacatttgcctcaccgaCCTTTTTCTCTTTGCTTTACAACAAGGATTGGAATATCTGAAACTCGTTGAGGAAATTTGTAAGGGTGTAGTCAACCCTATTCAGAACAACATTGCTAACAAAATGGAGGAAGCTTTTTGGCAACGTATCcaaaattatgctaacctggctggcctcatcgatgtGAGACTCGTTCATCTCCGctacgttaaagtggaccatcatgttcagaacatatTCTCGAATAGATGTACCCTTcatcattttggagttgaagatgaactttatAGCTTCATGGTTGAGTTGCGCGATGGTTGTCCGAACTTCCACCTCatagactccatgatctcacttTTAATGACCATGGGCTTatgcttcttggctaagacATC
Proteins encoded:
- the LOC120068410 gene encoding pentatricopeptide repeat-containing protein At3g61360 encodes the protein MAILQRLTQIPQLPISFHSFLIYAAPFCTHIHLHPSSQPKTEVERIAKIINDHPFPDHPLHPTLLHHIPSPLPSNTFLNDVLGRLFAAHSNGLKALELFKFCLHHSQPSPTPDAFEKTLHILARMRYFDQSWELMREIQRTHPFLLTLKSMSILISKIAKFQSFEETIEAFHRMENEVFVGRKFGIEEFNVLLRAFCTQRQMKEARSVFQKMYSRFPPNTKTMNLLLLGFKESSDVTAVELFYHEMIRRGFKPNAVTYSIRIDAYCKRGYFVDGLRVFEEMERAKLEPTLETITTLIHGAGVAKDKTKARQLFDEITLRNLCPDIGAYNALISSLIRSNDVKSAAALMEDMEAKHIGHDSMTYHMLFSGLMRLEDVGGFYELYSKMIRQNFVPKTRTVVMIMKFLCENRRVDLGLDFWGYLVEKGYCPHSHVLDLLVTGLCARGMVLQASECSKQMLERGRQMSEAAFLIMKRTLLQAHATDKYGELEQLRNKLQTVLPPPKQLSFEIPASS